The Vidua macroura isolate BioBank_ID:100142 chromosome 11, ASM2450914v1, whole genome shotgun sequence genome includes a region encoding these proteins:
- the DHODH gene encoding dihydroorotate dehydrogenase (quinone), mitochondrial isoform X2 — translation MVFSLESLFSLQKGSDNLPGPMGVRLAPQRAELERLCCCLGVLMRQLSSRVLSGHGPSRSGAGHGGRSDGIRCSTLSTLPESRARHPGTVTYLLVTPQLCRGCVSVCLSVRPCPLPAARAAAPRSIKRGPGFSSPCLLRRYWLEGYDLRQSQRGPPEVSSRLGLSMMAAPLRGRLRALALGGCGLLLGSALAAGDERLYAAAVMPALRALPPEAAHGLALRAAALGLLPSTRPDGPALCEAVDGLYKMGFGFVEVGTVTPKPQEGNPKPRVFRLAEDEAVINRYGFNSHGHVVVERRLRARQETQMRLTGAGMPLGVNLGKNKSSTDAAADYVAGVRTLGPLADYLVVNVSSPNTPGLRDLQGKSELRDLLSKVLVERDLLPCKRKPAVLVKIAPDLTAQDKQDIASIVCELGVDGLIVSNTTVSRPSSLRSRQRMEPGGLSGKPLRELSTQTIREMYALTQGRVPIIGVGGVSSGQDALEKIRAGASLVQLYTALVYHGPPVVGAVKRELEELLREQGFKNVMEAVGADHRC, via the exons ATGGTGTTCTCACTGGAGTCtcttttcagtttgcagaagGGTAGTGATAATCTGCCTGGGCCTATGGGTGTGCGACTAGCCCCACAGAGGGCAGAGCTAGagaggctctgctgctgcctcggGGTTTTGATGCGGCAGCTTTCCTCCCGAGTGCTGAGCGGCCATGGCCCATCGAGGTCTGGAGCTGGGCACGGAGGGAGGTCTGATGGGATACGCTGCAGCACCTTGTCTACCCTACCCGAGTCGCGGGCGAGGCACCCCGGCACTGTAACGTACCTGTTGGTGACGCCGCAGCTGTGCCGtggctgtgtgtctgtctgtctgtccgtccgtCCCTGTCCGCTTCCCGCGGCTCGCGCCGCTGCCCCTCGTTCAATAAAGCGCGGGCCGGGCTTCTCGTCGCCATGTCTGCTGCGCCGCTATTGGCTGGAAGGGTACGACCTCCGCCAATCACAGAGGGGGCCCCCGGAAGTGTCCTCGCGTCTTGGGCTGAGCATGATGGCGGCGCCGCTGCGC GGACGGCTCCGGGCGCTGGCGCTGGGAGGCTGcgggctgctgctgggatcGGCGCTGGCGGCAGGCGACGAGCGGCTTTACGCGGCGGCGGTGATGCCCGCGCTCCGGGCGTTACCTCCTGAGGCCGCCCACGGCCTGGCTTTACGCGCCGCCGCCCTCGGGCTGCTGCCCTCCACCCGTCCCGACGGCCCCGCGCTG TGTGAGGCTGTGGACGGGCTGTACAAGATGGGCTTTGGCTTTGTGGAAGTGGGGACTGTCACACCCAAGCCCCAGGAAGGGAACCCCAAGCCCAGGGTCTTCCGGCTGGCAGAGGACGAGGCGGTCATCAACAG GTATGGATTCAACAGCCATGGCCATGTCGTGGTGGAGCGCAGGCTGCGAGCCCGCCAGGAGACACAGATGAGGCTCACTGGTG CTGGAATGCCTCTTGGAGTCAACCTGGGCAAGAACAAGAGCTCTACTGATGCTGCAGCTGACTATGTGGCTGGGGTCCGGACACTGGGCCCTTTGGCTGACTACCTTGTTGTGAACGTGTCCAGCCCAAACACCCCAGGGCTGCGGGACCTGCAGGGCAAGTCTGAGCTGCGGGACCTGCTAAGCAAG GTGCTGGTGGAGAGGGACCTGCTGCCCTGCAAGCGTaagccagctgtgctggtgaaGATTGCCCCTGACCTCACTGCACAGGACAAGCAGGACATCGCCAGCATTGTCTGTGAG CTAGGTGTGGATGGGCTGATAGTGAGCAACACCACTGTGAGCCGGCCCAGCAGCCTCCGGAGCAGGCAGCGCATGGAGCCTGGGGGCCTCAGTGGGAAGCCCCTGCGGGAGCTCTCCACACAGACCATCAGGGAGATGTATGCTCTCACTCAAG GCCGGGTGCCCATTATTGGCGTAGGTGGGGTGAGCAGTGGGCAGGATGCCCTGGAGAAGATCCGTGCCGGAGCCTCACTTGTGCAGCTGTATACAGCACTCGTGTACCACGGGCCACCAGTGGTGGGGGCAGTGAAGCGGgaactggaggagctgctgag GGAGCAGGGCTTCAAGAACGTCATGGAGGCAGTTGGAGCAGATCACCGCTGCTGA
- the DHODH gene encoding dihydroorotate dehydrogenase (quinone), mitochondrial isoform X1: MVFSLESLFSLQKGSDNLPGPMGVRLAPQRAELERLCCCLGVLMRQLSSRVLSGHGPSRSGAGHGGRSDGIRCSTLSTLPESRARHPGTVTYLLVTPQLCRGCVSVCLSVRPCPLPAARAAAPRSIKRGPGFSSPCLLRRYWLEGYDLRQSQRGPPEVSSRLGLSMMAAPLRGRLRALALGGCGLLLGSALAAGDERLYAAAVMPALRALPPEAAHGLALRAAALGLLPSTRPDGPALEVRVLGQRFRNPLGLAAGFDKQCEAVDGLYKMGFGFVEVGTVTPKPQEGNPKPRVFRLAEDEAVINRYGFNSHGHVVVERRLRARQETQMRLTGAGMPLGVNLGKNKSSTDAAADYVAGVRTLGPLADYLVVNVSSPNTPGLRDLQGKSELRDLLSKVLVERDLLPCKRKPAVLVKIAPDLTAQDKQDIASIVCELGVDGLIVSNTTVSRPSSLRSRQRMEPGGLSGKPLRELSTQTIREMYALTQGRVPIIGVGGVSSGQDALEKIRAGASLVQLYTALVYHGPPVVGAVKRELEELLREQGFKNVMEAVGADHRC; the protein is encoded by the exons ATGGTGTTCTCACTGGAGTCtcttttcagtttgcagaagGGTAGTGATAATCTGCCTGGGCCTATGGGTGTGCGACTAGCCCCACAGAGGGCAGAGCTAGagaggctctgctgctgcctcggGGTTTTGATGCGGCAGCTTTCCTCCCGAGTGCTGAGCGGCCATGGCCCATCGAGGTCTGGAGCTGGGCACGGAGGGAGGTCTGATGGGATACGCTGCAGCACCTTGTCTACCCTACCCGAGTCGCGGGCGAGGCACCCCGGCACTGTAACGTACCTGTTGGTGACGCCGCAGCTGTGCCGtggctgtgtgtctgtctgtctgtccgtccgtCCCTGTCCGCTTCCCGCGGCTCGCGCCGCTGCCCCTCGTTCAATAAAGCGCGGGCCGGGCTTCTCGTCGCCATGTCTGCTGCGCCGCTATTGGCTGGAAGGGTACGACCTCCGCCAATCACAGAGGGGGCCCCCGGAAGTGTCCTCGCGTCTTGGGCTGAGCATGATGGCGGCGCCGCTGCGC GGACGGCTCCGGGCGCTGGCGCTGGGAGGCTGcgggctgctgctgggatcGGCGCTGGCGGCAGGCGACGAGCGGCTTTACGCGGCGGCGGTGATGCCCGCGCTCCGGGCGTTACCTCCTGAGGCCGCCCACGGCCTGGCTTTACGCGCCGCCGCCCTCGGGCTGCTGCCCTCCACCCGTCCCGACGGCCCCGCGCTG gaggTGCGAGTCCTCGGGCAGCGATTCCGCAACCCATTgggcctggctgctggcttCGACAAGCAGTGTGAGGCTGTGGACGGGCTGTACAAGATGGGCTTTGGCTTTGTGGAAGTGGGGACTGTCACACCCAAGCCCCAGGAAGGGAACCCCAAGCCCAGGGTCTTCCGGCTGGCAGAGGACGAGGCGGTCATCAACAG GTATGGATTCAACAGCCATGGCCATGTCGTGGTGGAGCGCAGGCTGCGAGCCCGCCAGGAGACACAGATGAGGCTCACTGGTG CTGGAATGCCTCTTGGAGTCAACCTGGGCAAGAACAAGAGCTCTACTGATGCTGCAGCTGACTATGTGGCTGGGGTCCGGACACTGGGCCCTTTGGCTGACTACCTTGTTGTGAACGTGTCCAGCCCAAACACCCCAGGGCTGCGGGACCTGCAGGGCAAGTCTGAGCTGCGGGACCTGCTAAGCAAG GTGCTGGTGGAGAGGGACCTGCTGCCCTGCAAGCGTaagccagctgtgctggtgaaGATTGCCCCTGACCTCACTGCACAGGACAAGCAGGACATCGCCAGCATTGTCTGTGAG CTAGGTGTGGATGGGCTGATAGTGAGCAACACCACTGTGAGCCGGCCCAGCAGCCTCCGGAGCAGGCAGCGCATGGAGCCTGGGGGCCTCAGTGGGAAGCCCCTGCGGGAGCTCTCCACACAGACCATCAGGGAGATGTATGCTCTCACTCAAG GCCGGGTGCCCATTATTGGCGTAGGTGGGGTGAGCAGTGGGCAGGATGCCCTGGAGAAGATCCGTGCCGGAGCCTCACTTGTGCAGCTGTATACAGCACTCGTGTACCACGGGCCACCAGTGGTGGGGGCAGTGAAGCGGgaactggaggagctgctgag GGAGCAGGGCTTCAAGAACGTCATGGAGGCAGTTGGAGCAGATCACCGCTGCTGA